From a single Pseudophryne corroboree isolate aPseCor3 chromosome 6, aPseCor3.hap2, whole genome shotgun sequence genomic region:
- the LOC134936141 gene encoding gastrula zinc finger protein XlCGF17.1-like, whose protein sequence is MMSFTEEKPHLCSECDKSFTYKSQLLTHQRSHTGEKPFTCSECRKHFTLKSQLVIHQKSHTGEKPFTCSECRKCFTMKSQLVTHQRSHTGEKPYKCSECSKCFSKNSHLGVHQRIHTGEKPFICSECSQCFSQKSHLVVHQRSHTGEKPFKCSECSKCFSLKSHLVRHQMCHTGEKQFICSECSKCFSEKSLLVTHQKNHTGEKLFICSECSKCFSLKSSLLMHQRSHTGEKPFTCSECSKCFSLKSSLIIHQRSHTGEKPFICSECSKCFSLKSFLLIHQRSHTGEKPFICPECRKCFSQKSHLVSHQRSHTGEKPFTCSECSKCFSKKKTLTDHMKSHSDGLNVACVS, encoded by the coding sequence ATGATGAGTTTCACAGAAGAGAAACcgcatctgtgctctgagtgtgacaaaagctttacatataaatcacagcttctcacacatcagaggagtcacacaggggagaaaccatttacatgttctgaatgcaggaaACATTTTACCTTGAAATCACAGCTTGTTATTCATCAgaagagtcacacaggagagaaaccatttacatgttctgaatgcaggaaatgttttactatgaaatcacagcttgttacacatcagaggagtcacacaggagagaaaccatataaatgttctgaatgcagcaagtgtttttcaaaGAATTCACATCTTGGTGTACATcaaaggattcacacaggagagaaaccatttatatgttctgaatgcagccaatgtttttcccagaagtcacatcttgttgtacatcagaggagtcacacaggagagaaaccatttaaatgctctgagtGTAGCAAATGTTTTTCTCTgaagtcacatcttgttagacatcagatgtGTCACACTGGAGAGAAACAATTTatatgttctgaatgtagcaaatgttttTCTGAGAAGTcacttcttgttacacatcagaagaatcacacaggagagaaactttttatatgttctgagtgcagcaaatgtttttcccTGAAGTCATCTCTCCTTATGCATcaaaggagtcacacaggagagaagccatttacctgttctgagtgcagcaaatgtttttcccTGAAGTCATCTcttattatacatcagaggagtcacacaggagagaaaccatttatatgttctgagtgcagcaaatgtttttcccTGAAATCATTTcttcttatacatcagaggagtcacacaggagagaaaccatttatatgTCCTGAATGCAGaaaatgtttttcccagaagtcacatcttgttagtcatcagaggagtcacacgggagagaaaccatttacatgttctgaatgcagcaagtgtttttctaaAAAGAAAACACTTACTGATCACATGAAGAGTCACTCGGATGGGCTGAATGTAGCATGTGTCTCATAA